Within Oceanicoccus sp. KOV_DT_Chl, the genomic segment TCTGCAGGAAACAATCCCTTTGATAAAAACACGCCACTCATTAGTTAAGTTCCTTTTTAAAATACAGCACCACGGATTTACCCATTAAGGGATTAAGTAGCGTTTCTAAATTACGAGTAAATGCAGGCTTATCCATTAAGTCCCATACCAAAAAACGATGGTACTGCTTAATCAACCAATTGCTATCCTGCTGCTTCCAAAATAGACATTTAAGCCACCAAAAAGGGGAATGCAAAGCGTGCGCCCAATGCCGATGAAAGGCTTTAAAACCCAGCGCTTCTATTTGCGCTTTTAATTTATTAGCTTCAAATATTCTTAAGTGGCCGCCTTCAACTTTATGGTAGGCCTCACTAAAATACCAACAAATTTTTTCTGGCCAGGTTCTTGGTACTGAGGCACAAAATAAACCACCGGGTTTTAATACTCGTTCAATTTCTTGCAACGCGCCTTTAAAATCAGGAATGTGTTCCAATACTTCGGAGCAAATCACCTTATCAAAAGTGTTATCGGCAAACGGTAGTTGCAAGGCATTGGCCGACGATAAACCGAAACTTTTATTAGCGTTATCCGGTTCATAAAATGGCTGGAATTTTTCCTGGGTCGCTTGTAAATCCTGCAAACTTAAATCGACACCGATAGCGGTGACATCCTGCTCCAGATAAGCCAAGATCACATGACGACCTTCGCCACAGCCCAAGTCTAATACGGTATCGCCCGCCTGTAGGGGCAAGTGCTTAAAATTCACCGTTTGCATTAATTTTTGATCCTTGGATATTTTTATTAACGTCGGCAGAGGCTTGTCGACTTGCTAAGACTTGCTGGTAGTAATCCGTCATTTGCTTTGCCGCTCGCGTCCAACAAAATAATTGCTCAATACGCTGTCGCCCCGCTTCTCCCAACCGCTGACGCTTATCGGCATCATCCAATAAGCTGGCAACAGCGGTAGCAATTGCGTGGCTGTCTTTAACAGGTACTTCTATACCTGCATCGCCAACCACTTCTGGCAACGCTCCGCCATTAGTTGACACGACCGGTACCCCGCAGGCCATTGCCTCACCGGCAGGAAGACCAAAACCTTCATATAAAGACGGTACCACTACCACTTCAGCTTCGGCGTAGTATTTGACTAACTGTTCGGTTGAAATACCGCTCACAAATTGAATACGGTCGGCGATATTTAACTGCGCGATCAATTGCTCGGTATCACCCCCGGGCTTTGGCTTGCCAACCATGAGCAACTCGATAGCCGGGTAACTTGGTGCTAGCTCAGCTATTGCCTGCAACAAATAACGTACACCTTTTAATGGCGCATCGGCAGATGCAGTAGCCATAATTCGGTAACGCTTGGGCGCGACTTCGGGCATGGGCCGAAATTCATTGGTATCAATGCCGTTGTACACCAAATTGATACTGGCGGGGTCAATGTTGAAGGCCTCCGCGATATCCTGCTGTGAACACTCCGACACTGTCACCACATTATCCAGACGGGTGGCGACTTTCTTTTGCATGGTTAAAAAAGAATGCCAGCGACGAATCAGCAAACGCTCCGTCCAACTGTTAGCGGCATTCAATGCGATCCCCAAATCACTGGTAATCGGATGGTGGATGGTGGTTACCAACGGGAATTTGTGTCGCTGTAAATCCAACATACCCCAGCTAAGGCATTGATTATCATGAACAATATCGTAATGAGCGCCGTGAGCCTTGAGGTATTTAAACGCGCGACGGCCAAAGCAATGTGGCTCCGAGAATGCGCCGGTTAGTTTACCGCCCCATTCGATAATATTGGTCATTGAACGTAAATGGTGAAAACGAATAGAACCTAAACCGGTTTCGAACAAATTCATCCCGGGCATTTTAATCAACCTAACGCGAGGGTCGACATGGGGATAAGGCTGTCCTGAGATCACATCAACTTCATGACCAGCCTCAACCAACGCCTTGCTTAAATACTTGATGTAAATACCCTGGCCGCCGCCATAAGGCTGACTGCGATAGCCTAGCAAACAAATTTTTAAGGGTTTAATACCGAGCGGGAGATCTTGCAGGTCCGTATTGGCAGCCTCTGTGGTGACATTAGCCACCGAGCTAATTGCGGATGCGACAGTTTCAGCTTGCATAAGTAATGTTGACAGGTCAAACGACTCTACCCATAGAACATCCAAAGATAGAGGACTAATGGAGGGGGGAGCGTGTAATCGCCGTACTGGGTTCCCAAGGTCAAAAAGTCGAGAAATTTTACTCGTAGCAGCCGGGGAAATCCAGCCATTACGCCATTCTGCCCAGTGGCTTTAATCCAATGGTAAGGATAAATCACAGAAATCTAAAGCAATGAAAGCGTGCCTAGTGTGATTTAGGAAAGTGGCCTTCTACAACATTATCCAATTCATCAGCTGGCTCTATGAGGCCTTGCTCCATTCGCCGCAACCAAATGGCATCTGAAATACCATCTACCGGTTCAAATTCTTTCACCGCTCGCTGCAGGATAGCCTGAATGCTTTCACAATCATTGCTATCACAAGCCACCTTTAGTGCTTCCACATAGCTATCGATTTCTTCTTCAGACAGTAAGTCTTCCTCAGCACGCATAATTTTAGGGTGACCCGTGCCGGTAACATTATCGCCAATCAAAAGTTCTTCATAAAGCTTCTCACCTGGCCGTAGACCGGTGAATTGGATTTCTATATCGCCCCTGGGTTGGGCTTTATCCTTCACTTCATAGCCCATCAGGCGCACCAGTCGCCTAGCCAAATTTACTATCCGGACAGGCTCGCCCATATCCAGTACAAACACATCGCCACCTTTGCCCATGGCACTGGCTTGCAATACCAATTGCGCGGCTTCAGGGATGGTCATGAAATACCGAATGATATCTTTATGGGTTACCGTTACCGGCCCACCGTTAAGGATTTGCTGACGAAATAATGGGACTACCGAACCGGAAGAACCCAACACATTTCCAAATCGCACCATGCAAAAATCAATATGGTCGTACTTCGCCGAAAAAGCCTGCAGCAGTAACTCCGCCATCCGCTTGGATGCCCCCATTACATTGGTGGGCCTGACCGCTTTATCGGTCGAAATTAAGACGAAGGTTTTGACTCCGGCTTTAACGGCCGCGCGCCCTGCTGCCAAGGTACCAAATACATTATTGGCAACGCCCGCCACCACATTGTATTCAACCATTGGCACATGCTTATACGCTGCCGCGTGATAAACCGTCTCCACCGCAAAGTCGGTAAAAATAGCTTCTAATCTTCGCCGATTTTGAACGGTGCCCAATAGCGGCACGATACGAATATTTTTGTCCAGCTTGAGGCGCTCGAGCTCTTTATTAATCTGGTACAGGGAGTACTCTGATATATCGTACAAAATCAAATCTTTAGGCTGACAGCGAACTATCTGACGACACAGCTCAGAACCAATCGAACCACCGGCCCCGTTACCATCACCACCTTGTTACGAATGCGCTGTTCAATTAATTCAGGGTCAGGTGGAATAGGGTCACGACCTAATAAATCTGCCAGCTCAATATCTTGTAATTGGCCAACCTTGGCTGATCCTGACATCAAATCACTGAACACTGGCACGGTTTTTACACAAACCAGCAGCTCTTCCAGTTCATCGATAATTTCGCGGCGACGTAAATGGGTAATCGAAGGCATGGCCAAAAACACATGAGAAACGGAAAACTCTTCTGCCAGGCTGGATAACTGATCCGAGTGATACACCGAAATACCATTGATCACAGTACCCACCAACGCCGGGTCATCATCAACGAAAGCGACTGGATGAAAGTCTTTAGTAGGGTGCAAGGTATTGAGCAGCTGCCGGCCAGATACACCCGCCCCATAAATCACCACTTTATCCCCGCTCTTTCTTAGCACGCCGTGGTAAAACGAACGCACGATTAACCTCGAGCCACCAATCAATAACAGCACCAAGGCCCAATAAATCAGCGGAGTCGACCGGGGGATTTCACTGCGGGTTAAAAAACCGGCAATAGCCATAATGACAGCAGACACCGTCACACCCTGAATAATAGTCAATATTGCCTGCTGCCCCATAAAACGAATCACAGCCCGATACAAGCCCAAACGCAGGAAAACAGCAGAACTGAACACCATGGTAAGAATTAACGTAATAAAATCAGAGGCGTGGAACTGATAGCTGCCCCCACCCCAACGAATAAGGACTGCCAGCCACATGGCTACCGGGATAAAGCACAAATCCAGAGCTAATAGTATGGATTGCTTCCAATAGCGAGGAGAAGAGAACAACGTTTCAATTGGCTGCCTAACACTGCGACGCCATTTAACAGCTTGTCGCTTGCGGCTGAATTTATTATTTTTTAGACCCATAACGATGGCAGCTAACCCAATCTAGAAAACGCTACTGGCCGGAAGTGACCACATAAGATATCTAAGCATAGCAGCTAGTTAAGCTTGTATCAGCCCAAACCTACTAAATCATTTACCCTGGATATGATCCCCTGCGCCGCGTCCAAGCACCGTGAGCAAAAGGTACTTGAAGTACGCTCCCAGGGTTAGCGTATCCAGCATTTGTTGATCTATTGCTGCCAACCTGACGGGGTCAGACATATCGACACCATTCACCTGTGCCAAGCCGGTAATACCCGGGCGAACCAGCAACACCCCGCGCAGTGCACGCTCCTCGATAAGCTGCTGCTGGGAAGGCAAACATGGCCTGGGCCCAACTAAACTCATCTCGCCTTTCAATACATTAATAAGCTGAGGCAATTCATCAAGCTTGGTTCTACGCAAAAAACGGCCCAGCCGGGTGACCGCACTGCTATCGACTTGATGAGTAGCCACGGAGGCTGTCGCAAGCGCCATGGTACGAAACTTGATCAAGGTAAAAAGGCGCTGGTTCTTTCCCACCCGTTGCTGAAAAAAAAGCGGCGACCCCGTATCGAACAAACCCAATAAAAATACAATCAACAAAATTGGAAGCGACAATGCCAACCCGGACAATGCCAGCACTAATTCCATTAGACGAAGTACCGGGCTGTTCATTGAATCATCTTCCGCAAGGTATCTTCCAAGGTATATTTTGGCCGCCATTCCAATGTTTCCACGGTATGATGAATATCAACTTGCAAGTCGGCCAATAAGCGCTGAACCAATTCCTCTTTACCCAATAATCGAAATCCAAAGGTTAATAACGATAACGGCACTGGCCACAATCTGGACCTACCGCCCTGTACACTACTCATCACTGACAACAACTCCGACAGAGAATAGGATCGGCCATCAGACACCAAAAAGGTTTGATTGCTAGCGGCAGGATGCTCGATACACGTTACAATTAAATCACACAGATTGTACACAGACACCATGTCACGACGATTATCCACCAAAGCAAATGGCAGCGGGATTGGTGAGCGAGCCAGATTTAGTAATCGTAAAAAATTAGCCTTAACGCCAGGCCCATAGACCAAAGGAGGCCGGATAATGACAAGCTCCATTGTAGAATTTCTGGCAATATCCTCCAGGTATCTCTCAGCCCGATATTTTGAGCCCGCATATTCATCCTTAGGAGACGCCACATCGAAACTAGAAAAGCTGGCACCTGTCAGCGTATTTTCACCATTCACTTTAATTGAGCTAATAAAAACAAACCGTTTTACACCGCTGGCTAAAGCCGCTTTTGCCAAGCGCACCGTCACATCAACATTGGCTCGATCATAGAGCTCCGCCTCATCAGCACTATCTGCATCCATCACATGTGCTCTTGCCGCCAGATGGATGACAACACTTACCCCTTCAAGAATGGCGGACCAGTTATTGAAGGTATAAAAATCACCCACCGCTAAAAATTGTGCATCCAGCCCCTGATTGCTGCGAGCCACTGCCACACACTCATGATTTTCAGCTTTCAGCATTGGCATTAAGTGCCTGCCCACAAAGCCACTAGCGCCGGTGATTAGTACTTTCATTCCAATAACTGCTCAATTGCCGACAGCGTTGCTGCCGCAGTGGAATCCCAGGAAAAATGCGCCGCGTGCGATTTTGCGCTAGCACTAAGTTGAGCGTAGCGATCCTTATCTGAATCTATCAAACATATAGCATCAACCAACTCATCTATTGAGTAAGGATCAACTAGCAGCCCACCCTCCCCAACAACTTCAGGCATAGAGGATACGTTAGAGCTCACGACTGGCACGCCAAAGCTCATTGCCTCAATGATTGGCAAACCAAACCCTTCATATAAAGACGGCATCAATAACACATAGGCATTTTGGTAAAGGGACCTTAATTGTTCATTTTCTACCTTACCGAGAACAATGACATTGGCGTCAATACCATATTCAATAACCAAATCAGCTATATCTACGCCACCCCATCCACTACCACCAACAATTTTTAACTCTTTTACTTTCAACCCTCTTTGCAGCGCTAACGAAAAAGCTTTTAAAATTCTATCTAAATTCTTTCTTGGCTCTAACGTTCCCACAAACAGAAAATATTCCGCATCACCAGTCTCAACAACACCGCCTGCATCAACTGGCTGTAAATAAGATGCTAACGGAATAGTCACTATTTTTTCCGGCAGAACCAATAACTCTTTTTTTAATGATCCAGCAGTAGCACCAGAAATAGCAATCACTTTAGCCGCGCTTTTAATAGAGCAAGGCATCAACAACCGCTCTAAATATCGCCCCAAAATTGTCATTGTATGAGGATAAAACTTCCATACCAAATCATGAATAGTGACTATTTTTTTTACTTTGTTGGGTAACAGCAGAGGCAAGTGATGGCGAGGAGACCAAAAGACATCGATCGAATCTTTATGCGCCCAAACGGGAAAGACTAGCTGCGCAAAAAATGAACTGACAAAATTCGCACTACAATTACCTTCGCGAATATGCACATTAGGCAAAAGTTCTAACGAATGTATACAGGGACGATCTAGATATAAATACCATTGATGCGGTGAATTGAAAGTTAACCTTTTCAGCAATTCATAAGTATACCGGGTGATGCCAACCATAGGCTGCGCTAAAGGCCGGGCATCCACTGCGATTTTTAGCGACCTCATCTGGAGAGTGTCTCCGTCACTGGGATTGAGGCCTCCGCGATAACTTTTTTATACAAGCTAACATACTGCTCGCCAATAATATCACCAGTAAAGTAATCCTC encodes:
- a CDS encoding class I SAM-dependent methyltransferase, coding for MQTVNFKHLPLQAGDTVLDLGCGEGRHVILAYLEQDVTAIGVDLSLQDLQATQEKFQPFYEPDNANKSFGLSSANALQLPFADNTFDKVICSEVLEHIPDFKGALQEIERVLKPGGLFCASVPRTWPEKICWYFSEAYHKVEGGHLRIFEANKLKAQIEALGFKAFHRHWAHALHSPFWWLKCLFWKQQDSNWLIKQYHRFLVWDLMDKPAFTRNLETLLNPLMGKSVVLYFKKELN
- a CDS encoding glycosyltransferase family 4 protein, giving the protein MQAETVASAISSVANVTTEAANTDLQDLPLGIKPLKICLLGYRSQPYGGGQGIYIKYLSKALVEAGHEVDVISGQPYPHVDPRVRLIKMPGMNLFETGLGSIRFHHLRSMTNIIEWGGKLTGAFSEPHCFGRRAFKYLKAHGAHYDIVHDNQCLSWGMLDLQRHKFPLVTTIHHPITSDLGIALNAANSWTERLLIRRWHSFLTMQKKVATRLDNVVTVSECSQQDIAEAFNIDPASINLVYNGIDTNEFRPMPEVAPKRYRIMATASADAPLKGVRYLLQAIAELAPSYPAIELLMVGKPKPGGDTEQLIAQLNIADRIQFVSGISTEQLVKYYAEAEVVVVPSLYEGFGLPAGEAMACGVPVVSTNGGALPEVVGDAGIEVPVKDSHAIATAVASLLDDADKRQRLGEAGRQRIEQLFCWTRAAKQMTDYYQQVLASRQASADVNKNIQGSKINANGEF
- a CDS encoding UDP-N-acetylglucosamine 4,6-dehydratase family protein; the protein is MGSELCRQIVRCQPKDLILYDISEYSLYQINKELERLKLDKNIRIVPLLGTVQNRRRLEAIFTDFAVETVYHAAAYKHVPMVEYNVVAGVANNVFGTLAAGRAAVKAGVKTFVLISTDKAVRPTNVMGASKRMAELLLQAFSAKYDHIDFCMVRFGNVLGSSGSVVPLFRQQILNGGPVTVTHKDIIRYFMTIPEAAQLVLQASAMGKGGDVFVLDMGEPVRIVNLARRLVRLMGYEVKDKAQPRGDIEIQFTGLRPGEKLYEELLIGDNVTGTGHPKIMRAEEDLLSEEEIDSYVEALKVACDSNDCESIQAILQRAVKEFEPVDGISDAIWLRRMEQGLIEPADELDNVVEGHFPKSH
- a CDS encoding nucleoside-diphosphate sugar epimerase/dehydratase — protein: MGLKNNKFSRKRQAVKWRRSVRQPIETLFSSPRYWKQSILLALDLCFIPVAMWLAVLIRWGGGSYQFHASDFITLILTMVFSSAVFLRLGLYRAVIRFMGQQAILTIIQGVTVSAVIMAIAGFLTRSEIPRSTPLIYWALVLLLIGGSRLIVRSFYHGVLRKSGDKVVIYGAGVSGRQLLNTLHPTKDFHPVAFVDDDPALVGTVINGISVYHSDQLSSLAEEFSVSHVFLAMPSITHLRRREIIDELEELLVCVKTVPVFSDLMSGSAKVGQLQDIELADLLGRDPIPPDPELIEQRIRNKVVMVTGPVVRLVLSCVVR
- a CDS encoding sugar transferase — translated: MNSPVLRLMELVLALSGLALSLPILLIVFLLGLFDTGSPLFFQQRVGKNQRLFTLIKFRTMALATASVATHQVDSSAVTRLGRFLRRTKLDELPQLINVLKGEMSLVGPRPCLPSQQQLIEERALRGVLLVRPGITGLAQVNGVDMSDPVRLAAIDQQMLDTLTLGAYFKYLLLTVLGRGAGDHIQGK
- a CDS encoding NAD-dependent epimerase/dehydratase family protein, translating into MKVLITGASGFVGRHLMPMLKAENHECVAVARSNQGLDAQFLAVGDFYTFNNWSAILEGVSVVIHLAARAHVMDADSADEAELYDRANVDVTVRLAKAALASGVKRFVFISSIKVNGENTLTGASFSSFDVASPKDEYAGSKYRAERYLEDIARNSTMELVIIRPPLVYGPGVKANFLRLLNLARSPIPLPFALVDNRRDMVSVYNLCDLIVTCIEHPAASNQTFLVSDGRSYSLSELLSVMSSVQGGRSRLWPVPLSLLTFGFRLLGKEELVQRLLADLQVDIHHTVETLEWRPKYTLEDTLRKMIQ
- a CDS encoding glycosyltransferase family 1 protein, with protein sequence MRSLKIAVDARPLAQPMVGITRYTYELLKRLTFNSPHQWYLYLDRPCIHSLELLPNVHIREGNCSANFVSSFFAQLVFPVWAHKDSIDVFWSPRHHLPLLLPNKVKKIVTIHDLVWKFYPHTMTILGRYLERLLMPCSIKSAAKVIAISGATAGSLKKELLVLPEKIVTIPLASYLQPVDAGGVVETGDAEYFLFVGTLEPRKNLDRILKAFSLALQRGLKVKELKIVGGSGWGGVDIADLVIEYGIDANVIVLGKVENEQLRSLYQNAYVLLMPSLYEGFGLPIIEAMSFGVPVVSSNVSSMPEVVGEGGLLVDPYSIDELVDAICLIDSDKDRYAQLSASAKSHAAHFSWDSTAAATLSAIEQLLE